A genomic region of Zea mays cultivar B73 chromosome 6, Zm-B73-REFERENCE-NAM-5.0, whole genome shotgun sequence contains the following coding sequences:
- the LOC542409 gene encoding profilin-1 — MSWQTYVDEHLMCEIEGHHLTSAAIVGHDGATWAQSTAFPEFKAEEMAAIMKDFDEPGHLAPTGLILGGTKYMVIQGEPGAVIRGKKGSGGITVKKTGQSLIIGIYDEPMTPGQCNLVVERLGDYLLEQGM, encoded by the exons ATGTCGTGGCAGACGTACGTGGACGAGCACCTGATGTGCGAGATCGAGGGCCACCACCTCACGTCGGCGGCCATCGTCGGCCACGACGGCGCCACCTGGGCGCAGAGCACCGCATTCCCCGAG TTCAAGGCCGAGGAGATGGCTGCCATCATGAAGGATTTCGACGAGCCGGGGCACCTCGCCCCGACCGGCCTGATACTGGGAGGCACCAAGTACATGGTCATCCAAGGCGAACCTGGAGCTGTCATCCGTGGCAAGAAG GGATCCGGGGGCATCACTGTGAAGAAAACAGGGCAGTCACTCATCATTGGCATCTACGACGAGCCCATGACTCCCGGGCAGTGCAACCTGGTGGTGGAAAGGCTGGGCGACTACCTGCTCGAACAGGGGATGTAA
- the LOC100272504 gene encoding auxin-responsive protein IAA18 isoform X4 — protein MEDSSGERGPPSTPQLLNLIRDEREWTVTREVVEDGGAGSTSATATAASPDHPEEDDYSKLELRLCLPGAQDDERTPPPPGEKGTCTALSLGSGCFPSHPKLAASAGASATAATWAKRGFLATVGAKAQGYCRQEEDSEGCGNELTLGGENMAGETKKGCCCPPSSSHDSDAGPAVHRGDVLPVVGWPPVRSFRRNLANASSSKQSLEQQQQNDDEASCDKAKQTCKRSPLIKINMDGIPIGRKINLSAYDSYQKLSSAVQDLFCGFLDAQKDESRGRGAEEKMFSGLLDGTGEYTLVCEDSEGGRTLVGHLPWNVFVSTAKRLRVMESSELPHGLEARRLSSSTDGIV, from the exons ATGGAGGACAGCTCCGGAGAGAGGGGTCCTCCTTCCACCCCGCAGCTGCTAAACCTCATCCGAGACGAGAGAGAATGGACGGTGACCAGAGAGGTAGTGGAAGACGGAGGAGCGGGGTCGACATCAGCAACAGCAACGGCCGCAAGCCCAGACCACCCCGAGGAGGACGACTACTCCAAGCTTGAGCTGAGGCTCTGCCTCCCCGGAGCCCAAGACGACGAGagaacgccgccgccgccgggagaGAAGGGGACCTGCACGGCGCTCTCCCTCGGCTCTGGTTGCTTCCCGTCGCATCCGAAGCTCGCCGCCAGCGCTGGTGCTAGTGCTACTGCTGCCACCTGGGCAAAGAGAGGGTTCTTGGCAACCGTTGGTGCCAAAGCACAAG GTTATTGTAGGCAGGAGGAGGACAGCGAAGGGTGTGGGAACGAGCTAACATTGGGAGGTGAAAACATGGCAGGTGAGACGAAGAAAGGGTGCTGCTGTCCCCCATCGTCGTCGCATGACTCGGATGCCGGGCCTGCTGTGCACAG AGGTGATGTTCTTCCGGTGGTTGGTTGGCCTCCGGTACGGTCCTTCAGGAGAAACCTGGCAAATGCCAGCTCGTCTAAGCAATCCCTCGAGCAGCAACAACAAAACGATGATGAAGCCTCCTGTGACAAGGCGAAGCAGACCTGCAAGAGAAGCCCGCTCATCAAAATAAACATGGACGGCATCCCCATTGGGAGGAAAATAAACCTCTCAGCGTACGACAGCTACCAGAAGCTTTCGTCTGCCGTCCAAGATTTGTTCTGTGGCTTCCTTGATG CCCAGAAGGATGAATCTAGAGGGCGAGGAGCAGAAGAGAAAATGTTCTCAGGGTTGTTGGATGGAACTGGTGAGTACACTTTAGTTTGTGAAGACAGTGAAGGAGGCAGGACACTAGTTGGGCACCTACCATGGAA TGTATTTGTTTCTACCGCTAAGAGGCTGAGGGTCATGGAAAGCTCTGAACTTCCTCATGGACTG GAAGCACGACGCTTAAGTTCGTCGACGGATGGAATAGTATAA
- the LOC100272504 gene encoding auxin-responsive protein IAA18 isoform X1 encodes MEDSSGERGPPSTPQLLNLIRDEREWTVTREVVEDGGAGSTSATATAASPDHPEEDDYSKLELRLCLPGAQDDERTPPPPGEKGTCTALSLGSGCFPSHPKLAASAGASATAATWAKRGFLATVGAKAQGYCRQEEDSEGCGNELTLGGENMAGETKKGCCCPPSSSHDSDAGPAVHRGDVLPVVGWPPVRSFRRNLANASSSKQSLEQQQQNDDEASCDKAKQTCKRSPLIKINMDGIPIGRKINLSAYDSYQKLSSAVQDLFCGFLDGTGRREYRSTSPFLYDQIYFVPAQKDESRGRGAEEKMFSGLLDGTGEYTLVCEDSEGGRTLVGHLPWNVFVSTAKRLRVMESSELPHGLEARRLSSSTDGIV; translated from the exons ATGGAGGACAGCTCCGGAGAGAGGGGTCCTCCTTCCACCCCGCAGCTGCTAAACCTCATCCGAGACGAGAGAGAATGGACGGTGACCAGAGAGGTAGTGGAAGACGGAGGAGCGGGGTCGACATCAGCAACAGCAACGGCCGCAAGCCCAGACCACCCCGAGGAGGACGACTACTCCAAGCTTGAGCTGAGGCTCTGCCTCCCCGGAGCCCAAGACGACGAGagaacgccgccgccgccgggagaGAAGGGGACCTGCACGGCGCTCTCCCTCGGCTCTGGTTGCTTCCCGTCGCATCCGAAGCTCGCCGCCAGCGCTGGTGCTAGTGCTACTGCTGCCACCTGGGCAAAGAGAGGGTTCTTGGCAACCGTTGGTGCCAAAGCACAAG GTTATTGTAGGCAGGAGGAGGACAGCGAAGGGTGTGGGAACGAGCTAACATTGGGAGGTGAAAACATGGCAGGTGAGACGAAGAAAGGGTGCTGCTGTCCCCCATCGTCGTCGCATGACTCGGATGCCGGGCCTGCTGTGCACAG AGGTGATGTTCTTCCGGTGGTTGGTTGGCCTCCGGTACGGTCCTTCAGGAGAAACCTGGCAAATGCCAGCTCGTCTAAGCAATCCCTCGAGCAGCAACAACAAAACGATGATGAAGCCTCCTGTGACAAGGCGAAGCAGACCTGCAAGAGAAGCCCGCTCATCAAAATAAACATGGACGGCATCCCCATTGGGAGGAAAATAAACCTCTCAGCGTACGACAGCTACCAGAAGCTTTCGTCTGCCGTCCAAGATTTGTTCTGTGGCTTCCTTGATGGTACAGGCCGTCGTGAATATAGAAGCACCTCACCATTTTTATATGATCAAATATACTTTGTGC CAGCCCAGAAGGATGAATCTAGAGGGCGAGGAGCAGAAGAGAAAATGTTCTCAGGGTTGTTGGATGGAACTGGTGAGTACACTTTAGTTTGTGAAGACAGTGAAGGAGGCAGGACACTAGTTGGGCACCTACCATGGAA TGTATTTGTTTCTACCGCTAAGAGGCTGAGGGTCATGGAAAGCTCTGAACTTCCTCATGGACTG GAAGCACGACGCTTAAGTTCGTCGACGGATGGAATAGTATAA
- the LOC100272504 gene encoding Auxin-responsive protein IAA18, with protein sequence MEDSSGERGPPSTPQLLNLIRDEREWTVTREVVEDGGAGSTSATATAASPDHPEEDDYSKLELRLCLPGAQDDERTPPPPGEKGTCTALSLGSGCFPSHPKLAASAGASATAATWAKRGFLATVGAKAQGYCRQEEDSEGCGNELTLGGENMAGETKKGCCCPPSSSHDSDAGPAVHRGDVLPVVGWPPVRSFRRNLANASSSKQSLEQQQQNDDEASCDKAKQTCKRSPLIKINMDGIPIGRKINLSAYDSYQKLSSAVQDLFCGFLDAQKDESRGRGAEEKMFSGLLDGTGEYTLVCEDSEGGRTLVGHLPWNVFVSTAKRLRVMESSELPHGLIKTASERADD encoded by the exons ATGGAGGACAGCTCCGGAGAGAGGGGTCCTCCTTCCACCCCGCAGCTGCTAAACCTCATCCGAGACGAGAGAGAATGGACGGTGACCAGAGAGGTAGTGGAAGACGGAGGAGCGGGGTCGACATCAGCAACAGCAACGGCCGCAAGCCCAGACCACCCCGAGGAGGACGACTACTCCAAGCTTGAGCTGAGGCTCTGCCTCCCCGGAGCCCAAGACGACGAGagaacgccgccgccgccgggagaGAAGGGGACCTGCACGGCGCTCTCCCTCGGCTCTGGTTGCTTCCCGTCGCATCCGAAGCTCGCCGCCAGCGCTGGTGCTAGTGCTACTGCTGCCACCTGGGCAAAGAGAGGGTTCTTGGCAACCGTTGGTGCCAAAGCACAAG GTTATTGTAGGCAGGAGGAGGACAGCGAAGGGTGTGGGAACGAGCTAACATTGGGAGGTGAAAACATGGCAGGTGAGACGAAGAAAGGGTGCTGCTGTCCCCCATCGTCGTCGCATGACTCGGATGCCGGGCCTGCTGTGCACAG AGGTGATGTTCTTCCGGTGGTTGGTTGGCCTCCGGTACGGTCCTTCAGGAGAAACCTGGCAAATGCCAGCTCGTCTAAGCAATCCCTCGAGCAGCAACAACAAAACGATGATGAAGCCTCCTGTGACAAGGCGAAGCAGACCTGCAAGAGAAGCCCGCTCATCAAAATAAACATGGACGGCATCCCCATTGGGAGGAAAATAAACCTCTCAGCGTACGACAGCTACCAGAAGCTTTCGTCTGCCGTCCAAGATTTGTTCTGTGGCTTCCTTGATG CCCAGAAGGATGAATCTAGAGGGCGAGGAGCAGAAGAGAAAATGTTCTCAGGGTTGTTGGATGGAACTGGTGAGTACACTTTAGTTTGTGAAGACAGTGAAGGAGGCAGGACACTAGTTGGGCACCTACCATGGAA TGTATTTGTTTCTACCGCTAAGAGGCTGAGGGTCATGGAAAGCTCTGAACTTCCTCATGGACTG ATTAAAACTGCCTCCGAGAGGGCTGATGACTGA
- the LOC100272504 gene encoding auxin-responsive protein IAA18 isoform X5 — MEDSSGERGPPSTPQLLNLIRDEREWTVTREVVEDGGAGSTSATATAASPDHPEEDDYSKLELRLCLPGAQDDERTPPPPGEKGTCTALSLGSGCFPSHPKLAASAGASATAATWAKRGFLATVGAKAQGYCRQEEDSEGCGNELTLGGENMAGETKKGCCCPPSSSHDSDAGPAVHRGDVLPVVGWPPVRSFRRNLANASSSKQSLEQQQQNDDEASCDKAKQTCKRSPLIKINMDGIPIGRKINLSAYDSYQKLSSAVQDLFCGFLDAAQKDESRGRGAEEKMFSGLLDGTGEYTLVCEDSEGGRTLVGHLPWNVFVSTAKRLRVMESSELPHGLIKTASERADD, encoded by the exons ATGGAGGACAGCTCCGGAGAGAGGGGTCCTCCTTCCACCCCGCAGCTGCTAAACCTCATCCGAGACGAGAGAGAATGGACGGTGACCAGAGAGGTAGTGGAAGACGGAGGAGCGGGGTCGACATCAGCAACAGCAACGGCCGCAAGCCCAGACCACCCCGAGGAGGACGACTACTCCAAGCTTGAGCTGAGGCTCTGCCTCCCCGGAGCCCAAGACGACGAGagaacgccgccgccgccgggagaGAAGGGGACCTGCACGGCGCTCTCCCTCGGCTCTGGTTGCTTCCCGTCGCATCCGAAGCTCGCCGCCAGCGCTGGTGCTAGTGCTACTGCTGCCACCTGGGCAAAGAGAGGGTTCTTGGCAACCGTTGGTGCCAAAGCACAAG GTTATTGTAGGCAGGAGGAGGACAGCGAAGGGTGTGGGAACGAGCTAACATTGGGAGGTGAAAACATGGCAGGTGAGACGAAGAAAGGGTGCTGCTGTCCCCCATCGTCGTCGCATGACTCGGATGCCGGGCCTGCTGTGCACAG AGGTGATGTTCTTCCGGTGGTTGGTTGGCCTCCGGTACGGTCCTTCAGGAGAAACCTGGCAAATGCCAGCTCGTCTAAGCAATCCCTCGAGCAGCAACAACAAAACGATGATGAAGCCTCCTGTGACAAGGCGAAGCAGACCTGCAAGAGAAGCCCGCTCATCAAAATAAACATGGACGGCATCCCCATTGGGAGGAAAATAAACCTCTCAGCGTACGACAGCTACCAGAAGCTTTCGTCTGCCGTCCAAGATTTGTTCTGTGGCTTCCTTGATG CAGCCCAGAAGGATGAATCTAGAGGGCGAGGAGCAGAAGAGAAAATGTTCTCAGGGTTGTTGGATGGAACTGGTGAGTACACTTTAGTTTGTGAAGACAGTGAAGGAGGCAGGACACTAGTTGGGCACCTACCATGGAA TGTATTTGTTTCTACCGCTAAGAGGCTGAGGGTCATGGAAAGCTCTGAACTTCCTCATGGACTG ATTAAAACTGCCTCCGAGAGGGCTGATGACTGA
- the LOC100272504 gene encoding auxin-responsive protein IAA18 isoform X2, with product MEDSSGERGPPSTPQLLNLIRDEREWTVTREVVEDGGAGSTSATATAASPDHPEEDDYSKLELRLCLPGAQDDERTPPPPGEKGTCTALSLGSGCFPSHPKLAASAGASATAATWAKRGFLATVGAKAQGYCRQEEDSEGCGNELTLGGENMAGETKKGCCCPPSSSHDSDAGPAVHRGDVLPVVGWPPVRSFRRNLANASSSKQSLEQQQQNDDEASCDKAKQTCKRSPLIKINMDGIPIGRKINLSAYDSYQKLSSAVQDLFCGFLDGTGRREYRSTSPFLYDQIYFVPAQKDESRGRGAEEKMFSGLLDGTGEYTLVCEDSEGGRTLVGHLPWNVFVSTAKRLRVMESSELPHGLIKTASERADD from the exons ATGGAGGACAGCTCCGGAGAGAGGGGTCCTCCTTCCACCCCGCAGCTGCTAAACCTCATCCGAGACGAGAGAGAATGGACGGTGACCAGAGAGGTAGTGGAAGACGGAGGAGCGGGGTCGACATCAGCAACAGCAACGGCCGCAAGCCCAGACCACCCCGAGGAGGACGACTACTCCAAGCTTGAGCTGAGGCTCTGCCTCCCCGGAGCCCAAGACGACGAGagaacgccgccgccgccgggagaGAAGGGGACCTGCACGGCGCTCTCCCTCGGCTCTGGTTGCTTCCCGTCGCATCCGAAGCTCGCCGCCAGCGCTGGTGCTAGTGCTACTGCTGCCACCTGGGCAAAGAGAGGGTTCTTGGCAACCGTTGGTGCCAAAGCACAAG GTTATTGTAGGCAGGAGGAGGACAGCGAAGGGTGTGGGAACGAGCTAACATTGGGAGGTGAAAACATGGCAGGTGAGACGAAGAAAGGGTGCTGCTGTCCCCCATCGTCGTCGCATGACTCGGATGCCGGGCCTGCTGTGCACAG AGGTGATGTTCTTCCGGTGGTTGGTTGGCCTCCGGTACGGTCCTTCAGGAGAAACCTGGCAAATGCCAGCTCGTCTAAGCAATCCCTCGAGCAGCAACAACAAAACGATGATGAAGCCTCCTGTGACAAGGCGAAGCAGACCTGCAAGAGAAGCCCGCTCATCAAAATAAACATGGACGGCATCCCCATTGGGAGGAAAATAAACCTCTCAGCGTACGACAGCTACCAGAAGCTTTCGTCTGCCGTCCAAGATTTGTTCTGTGGCTTCCTTGATGGTACAGGCCGTCGTGAATATAGAAGCACCTCACCATTTTTATATGATCAAATATACTTTGTGC CAGCCCAGAAGGATGAATCTAGAGGGCGAGGAGCAGAAGAGAAAATGTTCTCAGGGTTGTTGGATGGAACTGGTGAGTACACTTTAGTTTGTGAAGACAGTGAAGGAGGCAGGACACTAGTTGGGCACCTACCATGGAA TGTATTTGTTTCTACCGCTAAGAGGCTGAGGGTCATGGAAAGCTCTGAACTTCCTCATGGACTG ATTAAAACTGCCTCCGAGAGGGCTGATGACTGA
- the LOC100272504 gene encoding auxin-responsive protein IAA18 isoform X3: MEDSSGERGPPSTPQLLNLIRDEREWTVTREVVEDGGAGSTSATATAASPDHPEEDDYSKLELRLCLPGAQDDERTPPPPGEKGTCTALSLGSGCFPSHPKLAASAGASATAATWAKRGFLATVGAKAQGYCRQEEDSEGCGNELTLGGENMAGETKKGCCCPPSSSHDSDAGPAVHRGDVLPVVGWPPVRSFRRNLANASSSKQSLEQQQQNDDEASCDKAKQTCKRSPLIKINMDGIPIGRKINLSAYDSYQKLSSAVQDLFCGFLDAAQKDESRGRGAEEKMFSGLLDGTGEYTLVCEDSEGGRTLVGHLPWNVFVSTAKRLRVMESSELPHGLEARRLSSSTDGIV, from the exons ATGGAGGACAGCTCCGGAGAGAGGGGTCCTCCTTCCACCCCGCAGCTGCTAAACCTCATCCGAGACGAGAGAGAATGGACGGTGACCAGAGAGGTAGTGGAAGACGGAGGAGCGGGGTCGACATCAGCAACAGCAACGGCCGCAAGCCCAGACCACCCCGAGGAGGACGACTACTCCAAGCTTGAGCTGAGGCTCTGCCTCCCCGGAGCCCAAGACGACGAGagaacgccgccgccgccgggagaGAAGGGGACCTGCACGGCGCTCTCCCTCGGCTCTGGTTGCTTCCCGTCGCATCCGAAGCTCGCCGCCAGCGCTGGTGCTAGTGCTACTGCTGCCACCTGGGCAAAGAGAGGGTTCTTGGCAACCGTTGGTGCCAAAGCACAAG GTTATTGTAGGCAGGAGGAGGACAGCGAAGGGTGTGGGAACGAGCTAACATTGGGAGGTGAAAACATGGCAGGTGAGACGAAGAAAGGGTGCTGCTGTCCCCCATCGTCGTCGCATGACTCGGATGCCGGGCCTGCTGTGCACAG AGGTGATGTTCTTCCGGTGGTTGGTTGGCCTCCGGTACGGTCCTTCAGGAGAAACCTGGCAAATGCCAGCTCGTCTAAGCAATCCCTCGAGCAGCAACAACAAAACGATGATGAAGCCTCCTGTGACAAGGCGAAGCAGACCTGCAAGAGAAGCCCGCTCATCAAAATAAACATGGACGGCATCCCCATTGGGAGGAAAATAAACCTCTCAGCGTACGACAGCTACCAGAAGCTTTCGTCTGCCGTCCAAGATTTGTTCTGTGGCTTCCTTGATG CAGCCCAGAAGGATGAATCTAGAGGGCGAGGAGCAGAAGAGAAAATGTTCTCAGGGTTGTTGGATGGAACTGGTGAGTACACTTTAGTTTGTGAAGACAGTGAAGGAGGCAGGACACTAGTTGGGCACCTACCATGGAA TGTATTTGTTTCTACCGCTAAGAGGCTGAGGGTCATGGAAAGCTCTGAACTTCCTCATGGACTG GAAGCACGACGCTTAAGTTCGTCGACGGATGGAATAGTATAA